The genomic window ATTCTCATTGAGGATACGAATGCTGATACCTTCGAAGGCAACGGATGTTCCTACGATCAGAATATCAGGATTTAAAACTTCCTTTTTGGATACAACATGTTCCGTAACACGATTGATGTTGGATGCATAAGAATTTTTTTTCAAAAACGGTTTGTAGAATCCTAATTGTAATATGAGTTCAAATAGCAGAAGAAATACAAAAACAGTAATGATCTTCTTATCTTTTAAAAAATGGAATGTTTCTTTTGTTAAGCTCATAATTAAAATTGAAAGTAGAGGAAGTTCTGACTTTCTGTTACTCCAAATAATAGTAAAAGTAATAGATTCACGATAACAAAAATTGAATATTTCATCCAACTTCCGGTAAGTAAAGTTGGGATTTGTCTCTTTGAGAAAATATAACTTGCTGTAAAACAAATGACTAATAGAATTCCAAATCTGTAATTCATCCAACGAGTAATGGGAACTCCGGAATCGTTGATGAATAACAATGCTTTCATCATCGGAATTGCTTTTTCCATTGTCTCTGCTCTAAACATGATAAAACCAAATGCTAGACAAAACATAGTAAAAATCCTAGAGAATAATTCGTATGATTTCCCGCCTTTTTCATTTAGGAATTTTGACACAGAAGTATCACCGTAGAACTTATGAGTCAGTAACATTGTTCCTTGCCAAATGCCCCATCCTACATAATGGTAAGCGGCACCATGCCACAATCCAGCAAATAACCAAGTGATCATGATGTTACGAATGTACATAATGACACTGACTCTAGATCCACCTAAAGGAATATAAATGTAATCACGTATCCAAGTGGAGAAGGAGATATGCCATCTAGACCAATGGTCTGCAATATTTTTGCATGACATTGGAAAATTAAAATTAGCATTAAATTGAAATCCGAACAATCTGGCGACACCAATTGCAATGTCTGTGTAACCCGCAAAATCGAAATAAATTTGCCATCCAAAAGCTAAAGCACCTGTCCAAATCTCGATTGAATTCAAATTTTGATAGTTTGCAAATGTAGAATCTACGACTTTTGCCAAGTTATCAGCAAAGACAATTTTTCTAGTAAATCCGATTAAAATTAGGGCAAAAGCTGCTTCAATATGTTCTTTATGAACACTTAGACGATAATCCAAATCACGAAAGAAAGTTTCTGCACGAACAATGGGACCCGCAACTAATTGAGGAAAAAAAGCAACATATAGTGCAAAGTCTAAAAAAGATTTGCGGGCTTCAATCTTACGGTTGTAAACATCGATCGTATAACTCATGGATTGGAATGTGTAAAAAGAAATTCCAACTGGTAAGATGATGTTTTGTTTTTCAAATTGAAAGGATCCTAATAAGTGGATATCGTTTATCACACCTAATAAAAAATCTGTGTATTTGAAAAAACCAAGTGTTCCAATGTTAACAACCAGTGATAAAACAAGTAACCAACCTCGCTTGGAATCTCCGTCTTGTTTCGATTCAATCGCTCTTGCTGCAAAATAATCGATGAACGTTGAAAAAATTAAAATAAATACATAAGGATTGATTTTAAGATCACAATACATTCTGTCTGAGAAGTATTTTAATCCACTGTCTGCCATCGCCGAACATGAAATTGATGATGGTTGCCATGCCATGTAAAAATAATAACTGGCAAGTAAGAAGAATAACCTTTGCCATCTATTTTTTAGTATATTACCAATGATAATGGTGATCAAAAAGAAGACTAAAAATTCAAGTGAGTTAAATAACATAATGGATTACCTATCTGTATATGGATTCTTCAGCTAATTTTTCGACAGGTCCCTGGATTCCTTCAGTGTAACCAAACTTTGGTCCAATGGATCTAGGCAATGTAGAAAAAGTGAAGTTTGTTAAGAAATAGAAAATAAAAAGAAAAGAATAAGACATATGCAAAATTGCATTTGAGAATTTTGGCAAAACTTTGATTTGGAAAGAACTTAGGATATAGGAATTTAGAATCCAAAGGCCAATGGTAGTACCAACCCAGAATTCAAAAAAATATCCTTCCCACCATGTATAAAATCCAATGGAAGGAACTAACCAAAAGAACATAATTAAGATTTCATGTTTGAATTTTGTCCACATTGTACGGAAATTCAAAATTCCTAAACTCAAACTAAAAATCCAGAACAAAAGATTTAAATTGTAGGGTAGGTGTTTAGGATTTTGGAAATCAAAAAGATTCACTCGTAATTTCGGAATCACATTTTGGAAAACTAGGAATGCATCTCCTATCCCTCGATAAAAGTACAATACATAATTTTTGTCCTCTCCTAAGCTTGTTCCCCAACGGTTGATGGCCGCATACAAGAACATCCAAAAAGAAAAATGTTTTTCATCGATAGGTCCGAGACCTCTTTTGA from Leptospira paudalimensis includes these protein-coding regions:
- a CDS encoding MBOAT family O-acyltransferase — encoded protein: MLFNSLEFLVFFLITIIIGNILKNRWQRLFFLLASYYFYMAWQPSSISCSAMADSGLKYFSDRMYCDLKINPYVFILIFSTFIDYFAARAIESKQDGDSKRGWLLVLSLVVNIGTLGFFKYTDFLLGVINDIHLLGSFQFEKQNIILPVGISFYTFQSMSYTIDVYNRKIEARKSFLDFALYVAFFPQLVAGPIVRAETFFRDLDYRLSVHKEHIEAAFALILIGFTRKIVFADNLAKVVDSTFANYQNLNSIEIWTGALAFGWQIYFDFAGYTDIAIGVARLFGFQFNANFNFPMSCKNIADHWSRWHISFSTWIRDYIYIPLGGSRVSVIMYIRNIMITWLFAGLWHGAAYHYVGWGIWQGTMLLTHKFYGDTSVSKFLNEKGGKSYELFSRIFTMFCLAFGFIMFRAETMEKAIPMMKALLFINDSGVPITRWMNYRFGILLVICFTASYIFSKRQIPTLLTGSWMKYSIFVIVNLLLLLLFGVTESQNFLYFQF